The genomic stretch AACACCGCCTGGACCTCCGGCACCTGGGAGAATCTGATTGCTTCTCCGCCAAAAGCTTTGATGTTTTTAAACCGCTCTTCACTGACATTGTCCTGGACATATACCCGGAAGGAATATCCCCTGGCTGCCGCGATTGCCGCCATGCCGATCCCTGTATTTCCGCTGGTGGTCTCCACAATGGTATACCCCGGCTTTAAGAGTCCTTTTTTTTCCGCATCGCCGATCATGGCAAGTGCTATCCTGTCTTTTACGCTCTGGTTGGGATTGAAATACTCAAGCTTTGCTATGATCTTCGCTTCCAGACCGTGTTTTCTTTCATAATTTTCCAGCTCCAAAAGAGGCGTTTTTCCTATGAGTTCCGTGATTGATTTATGAATATTACTCATTGATACCCTCCTTGATCCAGCATCTTCGTGCTTAGATCTTATAATCGTCATTGATGTTCATGAGTCCGAATTCAAAAAGAATCTCTTCCAGCCGTTCCTGGTCCATGGGAGTGGGAATGGTGAAATCCTGATTGTCGATGATTGCCTGGGCAAGATTCCGGTATTCATCTGCCTGGCTGGAATCGGGTTTGTATTCAATGACTGTTTTGCGGTTGATCTCCGCATGCTGCACAATGTTATCCCTTGGAACAAAGTAGAGAAGCTTAGTTCCAAGCTCTTTTGAAAAGGCGCGGAGTAAATCCAGTTCCCGGTCTACGTTCCGGCTGTTGCAGATGATTCCTCCAAGCCTCACCCCTCCTGTCTTTGCATACCTCTTGACGCCCTTTGCAATGTTATTTGCCGCGTATAGGGCCATCATCTCCCCGCTTGCCACAATGTAGATTTCTTTGGCCTTTCCTTCCCGGATGGGCATGGCAAATCCTCCGCAGACCACATCGCCCAATACGTCGTAAAACACATAATCCAGATCATCGGTATATGCACCCAGGTTTTCAAGAAGTCCTATGGAAGTGATGATGCCTCTTCCCGCACAGCCTACCCCTGGCTCCGGGCCACCTGATTCCACACATCTGGTTCCTTTATAGCCTTCCTTCAGGATGCGGTCAAGCTCTACACCATCCCCCTCTTCCCGCAAAGTATCAAGAACTGTTTTCTGTGCCAGGCCGCCAAGGAGCAGCCTGGTGGAATCTGCCTTTGGATCACACCCAACTACCATAACCTTTTTCCCAAGCTCCACTAACCCTGCCGTCAGGTTTTGGGTTGTAGTGGATTTTCCGATCCCTCCCTTCCCATAAATGGCTATCTGTCTGATTTGTCCCATTGATAAAATCCTCTCTTTCTGATTCGCATAATTAATTGTCGTATAAGTCTTCAATCAAAGTCAGGCTTTCTCTATAGCCCGCATAAGCTTTTCTGTACCTCAATATAAGCTAGAAGTTTCCGGATGGAATCTTCAATATATCCCGGCAGTTCAAAGGCCTCTATGTTGTTTTGATCCAGTGCAGCCCTTGCACCGGATCCAATCCGGCTGACCAGAATATAATCACAATCCTCAAGCATAGCTGCCACAGCTTTTAACTGTGATTCATCATGCTCCTGTCCCCTGCATACGGGAACCGTTTTCCGGCTTTCCTCATATGTGAATGTCATACCCCCGCTGTCTGCCTCCACAATGTAAAAGACCTCGGCTCTTCCGAAATGCTGATTGATCACCTTTCCATCGGTTGATGCCACTGCAATCTTATATTTCACGTTGTTTTTCCTCCCCCTTTCTTCATCCGTGGGAAAAGGTATCGCTTCCTGCGATCCTTCTCTGGTATATCATATCTCCAAAATCCTTTCCCCCGAGCATGCCCACTGCATCGGCACGGCAATGTTTACAATGGCGGAAAACATCAATATGCTTTCCTGCCAAAGTTCTGGCCTCGTCGATCTCCTGGCATACGGGGGCCGTTTCATGGGAAAGTTCCGATTGAGGGATCAGAGGGATAATGTTGTAGATGCATGCTCCTGCCTCTTTTACAGCCTTTGCAATATCCTCAATGTGCGCCCCGTTTATGTTTGGTACCAGGACGGTGTTCACCTTTACCGTGATCCCTGCATCCGCTATCTTTTTGATGCCCTTTAACTGGTTTTCTATCAGGATTTCAGCAGCCTGGACTCCCTCATAAATACGCCCATGATACAGGATCCACCGGTTCAGCTTTGCTTCTATTTCGGGATCCACCGCATTTACCGTAACGGTCACGGATTCCACTCCGATTTCAATGATCTCATCCGCCCGTTCATAGAGCAGAAGGCCGTTGGTGCTCATACATTTGATCAGTTCCGGATGGTGTTCCTTTACCAGACGGAAGGTTTCCAGTGCATAATCCGTAGCCAGGGTATCGCCCGGCCCGGCAATGCCTGCAACTGTAATCTCCGGGCAAAGGGTAAGAGCCTTGTCAAGAACCTCCAGCGCCTGTGTAGGAGTGAGCACCTTAGAGGTTACTCCCGGCCTTTCCTCCTCATCATTGATCCTTCTGTCGCAAAACTTACAGGAAATATTGCAGCCGGGGCTCACCGGAAGGTGGATCCGGCCCACGTTGTTTTTATTACCTCCAAAGCATGGGTGTGACTTTTGCAGGTTTTGATATGTATTTGCCATTTTAATCTCTCTTTCTCATCTTTCTTCAATCGGATATTCGCAATCCGCTTTGCTGCTTGCTCATAACCTAATAGCTGCTATTGCAGTTTGTCAGAAGGGTCTTGCACCCCTTCTGACACAAGTAAGTCCCCGCCCTCCACTTATGCCTTTCCGGCATTGAAGTGGGGGACTTACCTGATGAGGTTAAATCAGGATACAAAAAAGGACAACCTTCTCCTGATACGCATTCCTGCTTATCAGAACCTCCGGTTGTCCAGTCAGTCCTTTATTCTTATTTTTTCTATTTTTTCGATCTGTACGATCTTTCCATCCTGAATGGTGATGGTGATGGAACCATACTTTACATGGCTGGCCATTTCATGGATCAGCCTGATGTATTCTTTTTCTTGATCAGAAGCATTTGAATAGGATATCGGAATCACCTTCCCTCACTTATGGATCGCCGCCGGGCCTTCCTCTAAGCCCTGGCCCGGATTCTTTTTTCTCAGGTGGTTCTTTTTATATGTATTTGACGCATCTTTCGTATCTTCTGCATCTTCCTGCCCGTATGGATTGATTAAGTGGTGTTACTGATGAAATTTATCATCTATTTCCGCTTATAAAAAAACAGGTACAATTATAGTACCTGCTAAACTCCTTCCGCTGCGGATCCAGGTATTCTAATACATACAAAAATAAGCTGTATTCATATACATACACACAGTTTTACAACAACAGCAATCCATTTTATCAAAGCTTGAGAGAAGATTAACTCTGGCAGAAACCATTGCGTTTTTCATATGAATAACATCCTTTCTTGTATATCCTATTATTCTTGTAGGTTTAATATGTATTGATTATAGTATCATCTTTTGGGTATGTCAACATTTTTTTATATTTTTATGATATATTTTTAACAGCTTGTCTCAATGGAAAAGCCATAAGAAGCCGGAAAATTTCTTTTCACTGGCTTCTTATGGCTTTATTTTTACCTAACTGGTTTTTATAAAACAGAGGCACGCATTAAAGCATCATCAATACATCCCGCAATATTCTCTCTTCCCATATCTTCTACAAATCCCGCCCGTTCCATCATTGACATAGGCTGCTCGTTTACATGGGATAATACCAGTGTGACATTCTTTCTTTTTAAGTTATTGTAAAGCTTTTTTAAACTTTTTAATGCAGTTGTATCCATGGCCGGAACGCTCCGCATGCGAAGGATCAGCACTCTCTTACCATCTTCTAAGACCACCTTTGATATCTTATCGGCGGCCCCAAAGAACATCGGGCCATTGATTTCAAAAACGGCTACATGCCCTGGAACCGGCTTTAAGTCAATTCGGTCTCCATCATGATCCTCTTCATCCTCCAGATACTTCCAGCCATTTACCTCGGCCACATCTGCCATCCGCTTCATGAACAGCAAAGATGCGATGACCAGACCAACGCCTATGGCCATAACCAGATCAAATACCACAGTCAGGACAAAGGATACCAAAAGCACCGACCAATCGCTTTTGGGGGAGGTTTTTACAATGGAAACAAACTCTCTCCACTCGCTCATATTGTAAGCAACCATAAACAGAATCGCTGCAATGGCCGGCATAGGGATAAGGGCTGCATAGGGCATGAGGAATATGAGGATCAACAGCAGAAGAACCGCGTGAACCATTCCGGCCACAGGAGTCCTTCCCCCGTTTTTAACGTTGGCTGCTGTCCGTGCAATGGCGCCAGTCGCAGGGATTCCTCCAAACAGGGCGGAGAAGGTATTTCCAACACCCTGGGCGATCAGCTCCATGTTGGAATTGTGCCTGCTGCCTATCATGCCGTCAGCTACAACGCAGGACAGCAATGATTCAATGGCAGCTAATACCGCAATGGTCACTGCATCGGGCATGACCTTTCCCATCATGGCAAAGGACAGCCTGGGAATATGAAGAGCCGGAAGGCTGGGGGAGATGGTATACAGATCCCCAATCGTATGTACCGGAAGATCCAGTACTTTTACCAAAACAGCAGTCAGAATAACTGCAATCAAGGATGGGGGGACCTTTTTAAAATATCTCGGCCAGATGATAAGTATGGCAAGGGCAATCATTCCTACCGCCAGCGCCATTGGATTAAAGGTTCCGATGGTGCGTACCACCTGCTCCAGCTTTTCCATAGTCTCCACCGGTGCCTTTTCAAAGGTAAGACCAAGGAAATCCTTTATCTGACCGATAAAAATGGTCACCGCAATGCCAGCGGTGAACCCGGTTGTAATGGTATACGGAATAAAACGTATCAGGCTTCCCAGCCGTAAAAACCCCATGATCACAAGGAGAATCCCGGCCATGACGGTTGCCGCAGCCAGGCCGTCAAGCCCGTTTTTTAAGACGATTCCAGCTACAATGGATGCAAATGCTGCCGTAGGCCCTGCGATCTGCACCTTGCTGCCGCCTAAAAAAGAGATCACAAAGCCCGCAACAATGGCTGTATAAAGCCCTTGCTCCGGCGTCACACCGGAAGCCAGGGCAAGGGCGATGGAAAGGGGCAGAGCAATGATCGCCACGATGATCCCTGAAATGACATCCTTTGCGAACTGCTCCCTTGTGTAATGCTTCATTGATAAAAAAAACTGTGGGATAATATCCTTCATCTTTCCTGTTCCTCTGTATATTATAAATTTTTTATAAACTTTTTATAATATAACTGTGAAAAGAGAAGAATGCAAGGAAATTTCCTATGTTTTTCAAATAATACAAGAATTTCTACCGCAGGCTGTTTGCAGCAAGCAGCTCCAGACCCTCTTCACTTAGCAGCTCCACGTTTCCCCTGGTGAGCTTTACGAGATGATCTGCCTGGAACAGCCGTAAGAGCCGGGTGACCACTTCTCTTGCAGTTCCCAGGTGATGGGCAATCTGCTCATGGGTAATGGAAAGCTCACTGGAACCGTTAAGCCTTCCCTCTTCTAAAAGAAAGGCGGCAAGGCGGCCATCCATTTTCTTATTTAAGACCTGATCCATCAGCCACATGACATCGGAAAAACGGGAAGCCATCAGCTCATTGGTAAAATTGGAGACAACAGCCGACTGCTCCATCAGCGTCTTATAAACCTCCGGCGGGATCACAGAGACCACGGAATCCTGCTCCGCTTCCACCGTTACATCGAATTGAATGTTTTTAACCATACAGGGACCGGAGAAAAGGCAGATATCACGCTCAAGCAGACGGTAAAGCGTCAGCTCCCGTCCCTCATCCGATAACATGAAAACCCTTAGCTGCCCTGCGGTCACAAGCAAAAGCCCGCTGCAGCCGTCAGCGCCGCCATGGACCAGCATACCCTTTTCAAACTTTGCTTCCCTGGCCTTTTCTTTTAAGAGCATTCTCTGTTTCTCTGTCAGCTTATTCCAGAAAGGAAGGTATTCTCCCAACACCATATCATCAAACCTCCATGTGCCTAAGAACGTTGTAACACAATTTCATCGTTGCAGTCAAAAAGTTTAAAACATTCTTTGTATCCCAGTCTTCCGGACTTTAGTTCTTCCGCCATCAAAAGAAGATTCATGGAATTGACTGCGGCTCCGTAAATCCCGGAACGCATCCGGATGTTCTCAAGCCTTTCCCTAAATCCGCCGGTAAAGGCCCCGGAAACAAATGCAAAGTGATAATGAATCACATCGTTGTCAAAGATCTCCCACCACTTATTTGGATTAAGCTTCTCATTCCGTTCCTTATTTTCCTCTATATAACGGTACATCTCATCAGCCTGCTTGATCGGAAGGGAATACCCCTTTCCATAAGCCTTATTATCAATGATCAGCCCATCTTCTCCATAATATACGCACACATCCGGCTTTCTGGTATCGCCAAGCCTGGCGCCCTTAAAGTTAAGTTCCCCCGTCAGAAGCTGGGCAGTCTGTATCTCATAATCCCGGTCAGAAGTGCCGTCAAATCCTAAATCCAAAAGAATCAGATACTTATGGTCCACATGGTTCAAATGGGATCTTAAATAATCCTTGCACAGGGACACCTCTGATTTTACCGGTACCGGCCCATGGCTCTTAGAAGGCAGTTCAAGACCGGTTATCTCCTCCATGATCCGATAGGTATTTCCTGTCTTTTTTACATGAAGCCCAATATTTTCAAAGCTTCGGAGGTCATCGAGGATCGTTTCCTCTGCCTCTTCCATATCCAAGCCTTTTAAATACTCCTTTATCTGCAAAGGGGAGCGGTAGGCTCCTTCCAGGAATTTTATGATATGGGTCCTCCGGTTGCGTAAATATTCCCGGTCAGCTACCTTGGTAGCCAGCATATCCCACATCACCCGTTTGGGAATCCTGGAAAATCTTGAAACCCCTGTGACATGTTTTAATATGGTCCTTCCCTTTAACGTCAGCTGATAAGACTGTGGAATGGTTCCGGTGCAGGTAAGGCCTCCAATGGAAACGGTTACCTCTTTTGGCACCTTATTGATCCAACCCATCTGAAAAAGCCAGCTGCAAATAGTCCGGACGTATTTATCGCTGGTTCCTTCCGTATCCTGAAGAAGCTTTGTCCTCTCTTCCCTGGTTTCTGCTTCCGCCAGTCCCTGCAGGATCATGTACTGGGGAATGGAGGTAAAGCCTGCCTCCCCGATGAAGCCAAGTCTTGCTCCTATCTCAAACTTTGTCAGATGTCCTTCTTCTCCTAACAGGGACAGCACCCGGCATACGGGCGGATAGGAAAGCAGTGCGGTCTTTAATGCGCCGGCTTCTTCCTCGCTTCCTGCGGCTGCCTCCGCATATTGGCGTCCCAGAGGGGACAGGGAACAGACATCATCGTTCCGGCTGTAATGGAGAAAACCAATGCTTACCGCCCATCTTAGAAAGGAATCTGCAGGCCAGTCGCTTTGGTATTCCTTCCGCTGCCCTGGCAGAACTGCCTGGATGATCCCGGAACAGGGGGCATTGCTCCTTGTATAACCAACAGGTGTCCCCTTTCCTTTTAAATGGGTATAAGGAATGGTAATCTCCTCGCCGCTTAATTCCCGTATAAACTCATCTCTCCCGTCTTTTTCCGATATGAGCCTGGGTATTTTGTCCATGCGCAGGATCCTGTTGATCTTTGAATCCGGCACGAACGCGGATACCACATTTTTTAAGTTATCCAGGGTATAGGCCTCCTGTACCCAGCCAAATGTCCGATCTGCCACTGTTATTTCCTCTCTGTACGTTTCCTTTTTCTTAAGTATATCATAGCCTCCCGGGATTGACCACGAAATTTTCCCTGGAACACCCAAAGGGTTTGGTTTGTGATGACCGGCTTCCTGTGATATAATGATGGAAACTCAAGCCCTCGCGAGAATAACCGGACCGGAAAGGAACAGAACTTATGGGAAAATTACAGATGACAATACTGGCTTTTACAGCAATTTCCTGCTGCATTCATATCAGGCGGCAGCTCCAGGACAGAGATTACATCAAGCATCTGTTTTTAGGAAGTGATGCCGGAAAAAGCAGGATTCTCTATCTGGATTATGTCCGTCTTATTGCTGCTCTTTTCGTTATTTTAGTCCACTGCCTGGATGTTTCCACAGCCGGACTTACCGCCGGGACCAAAGAATGGGTGGCGGTGCAGTCCCTTTCTTCCATTCTTCTGGTCTGTAACACGCTGTTTATCATGAACAGCGGCGCTTTGATCTTAAGGGGACAAAGAGACAGCCTGGCTGTTTTTTACTATAAAAGATTCCTTCAGGTGGCTCTTCCCTTTTTTTGTTACTACTGCATTTATATCCTGCTCTCCTGCCAGTATTTCAATTCCGGCTTCCTAAGCGGAGTTTATAAGGCTTTAAAGGATATGGCGGCAGGCCCTATTGGGTGGGCCCCCCATTTATGGGTGATCTATGTCATTTTGTCACTGTATATCCTGGCTCCATTTTTCAGCATCCTTTTAACGCATCTGAATGACTCCATGCTTCACGGACTGGCGGTTTTGATCCTTCTCTTCCGCTGTCTGGCGGTTTATCTGCCTGCCATGGGCCTTCCTTTAAACTTTGAGCTTATGATCAGCCCATGGGAAGGGGTATTTTTACTTGGCTATTACTTTGCGCAACCAGTTTCCATGAAATACAGGAAAGCCTGGTGGGGACTTGGCCTCGCAGCCTGCTTATTTACCGTCCTCTGTACTGCCCTGCGGCCTGATTACAAGGCCATCCTATTGGCAGAAGGCGCTCCTGCCATGATCCTCTTAGCAGCCTCGGTCTTTCTTATGCTCCGCTCTCTGGAAAGCCGGCTTCCAAAGCCTGGAATCGTGATGAACTTCTTGATCCGGCACAGCTATTCTATTCTTTTAGTACACTGGGCCGTGCTCTATTTTGTCAGGGAGCGGCTCCATATAGGCGGACTTAATTTCAATATGGCAGGCAGCACCCTGATTTCTTTTCTTCTGGTTCTGGTTCTGTCAGCCGCAGCGGCATTTCTCTTTGACCAGACCGTAGTTCTTTGTGTCCAGACCCTTTTTAAACGTCTGGTCCATCCATTAAGGAGCCGGTGAGTGTTACTCTTCCGGCTCCATTGTTCTATCTGCTGCTATGGGCCTTACCGTGATTCCGTTGATTTCCACATGCTCACTGATGCCGATGACAATGCATGGCCGGCCGTCGATCATCCGGTTTTCTACAAGATAGGTTTTATCAGGCGCTACCTTGATACTCACATCCGTTGTCTTGATCTCAAAGCTTCTGGTATTAACTACATTGGAAGCGATGAAGGGAGGCACAGATGTTTCTTCGTTTTCGCTGTAACGCTGCTCAAACTCCTCAAGCTTCTCCTGGCTGGCTCCGTTGTTTTCCAACAGCCTTTTCATCTGATACTTGTCCAGGGTAAAGGGAGCCGGTTCATCCTTTGTTTCTTCAAGAATCTCATTTAAATTTTCGTGAAGGTTCTTAACTGTTTCAAAATCGCAGTTATCTCCCAGCGTTTCCTCCACAAGGGCCTGGAATGTTTCTTTCTGGCTCTTGGCTGACATAGGTATCACACAGCCAAGCAGCTCATCAATTAAGCGTTCCGGCATCTGCTCCGGGTTTTTGGCATAGTATAAAAGGCTGTGAATATCCGTATTCCGGTCATTAAAGGACGGGAATAAAAAGCCGGTATCAGGAGCCTCCACGATCCAGTCCCTGCTGCGGTTTTCGATTACATTAGACTCGGAATTGTAACAAAGGCCCGCTTTTGACAGTTTTACCGGGCAAACGGAGCACTGGATGAATTCATAAACAAAGTCTGAAGCATCATCCATTTCAAGTCCATCAGAGGACCTTGCGGGAATATCGTAGGCACAATGAATGAGGATAATGTAAAAATTCTCGCCGTAATCGTAGCTTGCGATCACCTTATCATAAAATTCCTCGATCAGGGCATCATCCTTTAACTGGCTGTCCCGAAGCTTTAATAGAAAGTTCTGGGTTCCGTCCTCAGCTTCCGTATGTAATGGAAATTCCATATTGACCATGTTCTTACCAATCGTCCCTGACAGGCCGCTTCTAAAAATGGCAAAATATTTAAACGCTTCTTCTTCCGGGAGTGATAAAAATGCTTCCTTAATCTCCGTTCTTTTGTTCTTTTCCGCATCCACATAACAGCCACAGATACGGCTGATGGCACAGTTAGCAGGAGTAAAAAGTTTCTTTATTTCGTTAGCTTCTTTCTTATTCATTCTACGGCTTCTCCTATCCTAATGTAAAACTTCAGAATTAATACTAGAGCAAATCCGGGCAGATGTCAATCATTGGTATTGCTAAAAAAAAGCTCACAGACCATCAGGTCCATGAGCTTTTCAACTTTTTTATTTATCTGCTTTCCATAATCCGTGAAGATTACAGTATTCGTATGCGGAAACTACTTCATCTCCGTCGCAAAGCATGAATTCAGCCACGGGTTTATCACCTGGATTCAATATCTTTCTCTGATTGCCCTGCTTGGTCTCTAATGCGATCCAACCGATGAAATGTTCAGGAAGCATTGGGTGTTCAACGGAACCAACTGTAACTTTTACATGCTGACCGTCAATCTCAATAACCGGAACGTGCTTCTCAGTTGCAGCATCTGTTGTATTGGCTACCAATTCGTGCATATTTTCTCCACAGCATGTAATGGTACCGCCCTTTTCCTCTACAACCGCTACAATATTACCGCAACGGTTACACTTTAAAAACTTCATAGTAATAACCTCCTTCGTCTTTTGAATCTTTATTGAATTATATTCTCATTATACCATATTTACCATTCATTTACAATAGAATTAAACCGGCAAACAAAGCCCTCTTATTTGCCGCATCTTTCCTGATATTCCGAAGGCGATACTCCCAAAAGCTTCTTAAACTGTGCACTGAAATAGGCAGTGTCCGAATACCCCACCTGATCCGCCACCTCATAAACCTTGACCCGGCAGTCCTTTAACAGGGACATGGCTACCTGCATCCGGTAAAATGTAAGATAGCTGGTAAATGTATAATCCGTTTCCTTTTTTAATACCCGGCTCAAATATCCTTCGCTGATTTCTAAGTATTCCGCCACCGTACTAATGGTGATGTTCTCCTGATAATGCATCCGGATGTACCGGATGGCCTCAGCCACATATTTGTTCTTGGACTTCTTGTCCGCATTAAAAAGAAGGACCGGTGCTGAAACCTCTCCTGCTTCCTTTTCCTTCCCCTGCTCGATTTGGCTCCGGATATGCAGGATGGCCTGTTCTAAATCTCCATCCTTTAAGGGCTTTAAGAGGTAATCACTGACCCCTAACCGCAATGCACTTTGGGCGTACTTAAAATCCCCGTAAGCAGTCAGGATAATGAACTTCGCTCTGCACCCTTCTTCCCGAAGCTTGGTGATCATCTCCACCCCGTCCATGCGGGGCATCTTCACATCTGTTACGATAATGTCCGGGGAGAGCCGTTTTGCCAGACTGGCCCCTTCCTCCCCGTTAGCGGCCTCACCCGCTATGACACAGTCCAGAGCCGCCCAGTTAATGGTCAAAATGATTCCCCGGCGGACCATCGTCTCATCTTCCACAACTATGACTTTATACATCCGTCACCTCCCTTTGGACCGGCAGTCTTAACGCAATGGTGGTTCCCTCCTTTGTCACTTCCGCCCTGATCCCATATTCCTGTCCGTAATAAACTTTCAGTATTCGGATCACATTATAAAGCCCTAAGTGTCCATCTCTTTTCACAGGATTGTCACTGTTGATCCAGTCCACCATTTCTTTATCCATCCCGCACCCGTCATCCGTAATGGATATGCTTAATACTCCATCTTTCTGATCTGCAAAAATACAGATGTATCCGTTCTCGCACCCATCAAGCCCATGGATGATGGCATTCTCCACCAATGGCTGCAAAAACATTCTGGGCACCATGCAGTCCTCCAATTGGTCCGGTATCTCGGTTTCATAGAGGAAACGGCCCGTAAAACGGATTTTTTGGATCTGGATGTAGCTTTCAATGGTTTCTAATTCCTCCCTCAAGGTGATGAAAGGGCGGCTGGAAATACTTCTTCGCAGGATTACCGCCAGATTCTCTGCCAATATGGCAATTTCCGGAATCTGGTTGATCCTGGCATTCCACTTAATCGTATCCAGGGTATTATAGAGAAAATGAGGGTTTAGCTGGGTCTGATACAGTTTAATGGTTGTCTTATTTAAATCCTTCTGCTTTTGAACCG from Lacrimispora sphenoides JCM 1415 encodes the following:
- a CDS encoding YezD family protein, which produces MIPISYSNASDQEKEYIRLIHEMASHVKYGSITITIQDGKIVQIEKIEKIRIKD
- a CDS encoding desulfoferrodoxin family protein; protein product: MKFLKCNRCGNIVAVVEEKGGTITCCGENMHELVANTTDAATEKHVPVIEIDGQHVKVTVGSVEHPMLPEHFIGWIALETKQGNQRKILNPGDKPVAEFMLCDGDEVVSAYEYCNLHGLWKADK
- a CDS encoding acyltransferase, whose amino-acid sequence is MGKLQMTILAFTAISCCIHIRRQLQDRDYIKHLFLGSDAGKSRILYLDYVRLIAALFVILVHCLDVSTAGLTAGTKEWVAVQSLSSILLVCNTLFIMNSGALILRGQRDSLAVFYYKRFLQVALPFFCYYCIYILLSCQYFNSGFLSGVYKALKDMAAGPIGWAPHLWVIYVILSLYILAPFFSILLTHLNDSMLHGLAVLILLFRCLAVYLPAMGLPLNFELMISPWEGVFLLGYYFAQPVSMKYRKAWWGLGLAACLFTVLCTALRPDYKAILLAEGAPAMILLAASVFLMLRSLESRLPKPGIVMNFLIRHSYSILLVHWAVLYFVRERLHIGGLNFNMAGSTLISFLLVLVLSAAAAFLFDQTVVLCVQTLFKRLVHPLRSR
- a CDS encoding restriction endonuclease FokI C-terminal domain-containing protein translates to MADRTFGWVQEAYTLDNLKNVVSAFVPDSKINRILRMDKIPRLISEKDGRDEFIRELSGEEITIPYTHLKGKGTPVGYTRSNAPCSGIIQAVLPGQRKEYQSDWPADSFLRWAVSIGFLHYSRNDDVCSLSPLGRQYAEAAAGSEEEAGALKTALLSYPPVCRVLSLLGEEGHLTKFEIGARLGFIGEAGFTSIPQYMILQGLAEAETREERTKLLQDTEGTSDKYVRTICSWLFQMGWINKVPKEVTVSIGGLTCTGTIPQSYQLTLKGRTILKHVTGVSRFSRIPKRVMWDMLATKVADREYLRNRRTHIIKFLEGAYRSPLQIKEYLKGLDMEEAEETILDDLRSFENIGLHVKKTGNTYRIMEEITGLELPSKSHGPVPVKSEVSLCKDYLRSHLNHVDHKYLILLDLGFDGTSDRDYEIQTAQLLTGELNFKGARLGDTRKPDVCVYYGEDGLIIDNKAYGKGYSLPIKQADEMYRYIEENKERNEKLNPNKWWEIFDNDVIHYHFAFVSGAFTGGFRERLENIRMRSGIYGAAVNSMNLLLMAEELKSGRLGYKECFKLFDCNDEIVLQRS
- a CDS encoding response regulator transcription factor, giving the protein MYKVIVVEDETMVRRGIILTINWAALDCVIAGEAANGEEGASLAKRLSPDIIVTDVKMPRMDGVEMITKLREEGCRAKFIILTAYGDFKYAQSALRLGVSDYLLKPLKDGDLEQAILHIRSQIEQGKEKEAGEVSAPVLLFNADKKSKNKYVAEAIRYIRMHYQENITISTVAEYLEISEGYLSRVLKKETDYTFTSYLTFYRMQVAMSLLKDCRVKVYEVADQVGYSDTAYFSAQFKKLLGVSPSEYQERCGK
- a CDS encoding radical SAM protein, with product MANTYQNLQKSHPCFGGNKNNVGRIHLPVSPGCNISCKFCDRRINDEEERPGVTSKVLTPTQALEVLDKALTLCPEITVAGIAGPGDTLATDYALETFRLVKEHHPELIKCMSTNGLLLYERADEIIEIGVESVTVTVNAVDPEIEAKLNRWILYHGRIYEGVQAAEILIENQLKGIKKIADAGITVKVNTVLVPNINGAHIEDIAKAVKEAGACIYNIIPLIPQSELSHETAPVCQEIDEARTLAGKHIDVFRHCKHCRADAVGMLGGKDFGDMIYQRRIAGSDTFSHG
- a CDS encoding Crp/Fnr family transcriptional regulator — encoded protein: MVLGEYLPFWNKLTEKQRMLLKEKAREAKFEKGMLVHGGADGCSGLLLVTAGQLRVFMLSDEGRELTLYRLLERDICLFSGPCMVKNIQFDVTVEAEQDSVVSVIPPEVYKTLMEQSAVVSNFTNELMASRFSDVMWLMDQVLNKKMDGRLAAFLLEEGRLNGSSELSITHEQIAHHLGTAREVVTRLLRLFQADHLVKLTRGNVELLSEEGLELLAANSLR
- a CDS encoding DUF4317 domain-containing protein, with protein sequence MNKKEANEIKKLFTPANCAISRICGCYVDAEKNKRTEIKEAFLSLPEEEAFKYFAIFRSGLSGTIGKNMVNMEFPLHTEAEDGTQNFLLKLRDSQLKDDALIEEFYDKVIASYDYGENFYIILIHCAYDIPARSSDGLEMDDASDFVYEFIQCSVCPVKLSKAGLCYNSESNVIENRSRDWIVEAPDTGFLFPSFNDRNTDIHSLLYYAKNPEQMPERLIDELLGCVIPMSAKSQKETFQALVEETLGDNCDFETVKNLHENLNEILEETKDEPAPFTLDKYQMKRLLENNGASQEKLEEFEQRYSENEETSVPPFIASNVVNTRSFEIKTTDVSIKVAPDKTYLVENRMIDGRPCIVIGISEHVEINGITVRPIAADRTMEPEE
- a CDS encoding SulP family inorganic anion transporter, coding for MKDIIPQFFLSMKHYTREQFAKDVISGIIVAIIALPLSIALALASGVTPEQGLYTAIVAGFVISFLGGSKVQIAGPTAAFASIVAGIVLKNGLDGLAAATVMAGILLVIMGFLRLGSLIRFIPYTITTGFTAGIAVTIFIGQIKDFLGLTFEKAPVETMEKLEQVVRTIGTFNPMALAVGMIALAILIIWPRYFKKVPPSLIAVILTAVLVKVLDLPVHTIGDLYTISPSLPALHIPRLSFAMMGKVMPDAVTIAVLAAIESLLSCVVADGMIGSRHNSNMELIAQGVGNTFSALFGGIPATGAIARTAANVKNGGRTPVAGMVHAVLLLLILIFLMPYAALIPMPAIAAILFMVAYNMSEWREFVSIVKTSPKSDWSVLLVSFVLTVVFDLVMAIGVGLVIASLLFMKRMADVAEVNGWKYLEDEEDHDGDRIDLKPVPGHVAVFEINGPMFFGAADKISKVVLEDGKRVLILRMRSVPAMDTTALKSLKKLYNNLKRKNVTLVLSHVNEQPMSMMERAGFVEDMGRENIAGCIDDALMRASVL
- a CDS encoding NifB/NifX family molybdenum-iron cluster-binding protein, which encodes MKYKIAVASTDGKVINQHFGRAEVFYIVEADSGGMTFTYEESRKTVPVCRGQEHDESQLKAVAAMLEDCDYILVSRIGSGARAALDQNNIEAFELPGYIEDSIRKLLAYIEVQKSLCGL